The Micromonospora sp. Llam0 genome includes a window with the following:
- a CDS encoding low temperature requirement protein A, whose product MHDDSPHPHPTAGGLRLVRRNPLVAGDVSWMELFVDLFFVFAFLKVTNLMAADLTAVGMLRGVLVILLLWHCWTPFVWLGNVVHLDRGGMPLMAACIATVLLVIGVSVPETFVDLPGRLPGPVIVVVGYLAIRVSVLAVLTRSRWSEGPAGRRPAAIAWLTLAASASVLLTSALLPPHLPARFDADLVRLVLFALALAIDFVVLTAVGRGSWQIVSPWHLAERHALIVLIALGETIISIGTGGGVGADIQVTWPLLAAATLGLVVVSALWWTYFDLAKILAEHALSRRSGVDQTRMARDVYSGLHLPMIGGLIFFALGLKHAIITMPGGSEHPWTTAEVVIMYGGVLLYLLALVAFEWLSGRLLGRSPILGIALLLGLLPVATQVSALGALALLAVGVVAMLIADRTLFHRRHTQLHRLAESETSRLHGVTPRELFLDLVFVFAFIQVTTLMTRNASALGIVRGLTLLALLWWAWTSYSWLTNAVRNETVLVRFTTVGIAASILVIGIATPQAFEPAPGSLPGSLIIVACYLAAQLMQTVLILQASRTEPVLRALARQNAVPSTAALLLLAGFAVVELATSDRLAGTPAVTLLWVAALTIQLAGSYPTGVDSWRPRSTRHWVDRYALIMLIAFGETIISVGLAVADQPVSTTVMVIVVTAAVAVGALWWPYFTTIDSARLALEARAGVDRAKLARDGFTYLHLPMVACIILIAYGLHQAVVPHDETGIRFGHYAFYWGVGFYLLANQVYWWRTWRALSWYRIVSAVVVIVLAFPTAALPAVWTLPALTVFGLISAAAEFLRVGDLRTRPPPPTR is encoded by the coding sequence GTGCACGACGACAGCCCGCACCCGCATCCGACCGCCGGCGGTCTCCGCCTGGTGCGCCGGAATCCGCTGGTCGCCGGCGACGTCAGCTGGATGGAGCTGTTCGTCGACCTGTTCTTCGTGTTCGCTTTTCTGAAGGTCACCAACTTGATGGCGGCCGATCTGACTGCGGTCGGCATGCTCCGCGGGGTTCTGGTGATCCTGCTGCTCTGGCACTGCTGGACCCCGTTCGTCTGGCTCGGCAACGTCGTCCACCTGGACCGGGGCGGCATGCCACTGATGGCGGCCTGCATCGCCACCGTCCTGCTGGTGATCGGCGTATCCGTACCAGAGACGTTCGTCGACCTGCCGGGCAGACTGCCCGGACCGGTCATCGTGGTGGTCGGCTACCTGGCGATCCGGGTCAGCGTGCTCGCGGTCCTCACCCGGTCCCGCTGGTCGGAAGGTCCGGCCGGCCGACGGCCGGCCGCGATCGCCTGGTTGACGCTCGCCGCGTCCGCGTCGGTGCTGCTGACCTCCGCGCTGCTGCCGCCGCACCTACCGGCCCGGTTCGACGCCGACCTGGTACGGCTGGTGCTGTTTGCCCTGGCCCTGGCCATCGACTTCGTGGTGCTGACCGCGGTCGGCCGGGGCAGCTGGCAGATCGTCTCCCCGTGGCACCTGGCCGAACGGCACGCGCTGATCGTCCTGATCGCGCTCGGCGAGACGATCATTTCGATCGGCACGGGCGGTGGGGTCGGTGCCGACATCCAGGTCACCTGGCCGTTGCTCGCCGCCGCCACGCTCGGCCTGGTCGTCGTCTCCGCCCTGTGGTGGACCTACTTCGACCTCGCCAAGATCCTCGCCGAACATGCTCTCTCCCGGCGATCCGGCGTCGACCAGACCCGGATGGCCCGGGACGTGTACAGCGGCCTGCACCTGCCGATGATCGGTGGGCTGATCTTCTTCGCCCTCGGGCTCAAGCATGCGATCATCACCATGCCCGGCGGCTCCGAACACCCCTGGACCACCGCCGAGGTGGTCATCATGTACGGCGGGGTGCTGCTCTATCTGCTGGCGCTGGTCGCCTTCGAATGGCTGTCCGGACGCCTGCTCGGCCGCAGCCCGATCCTCGGTATCGCCCTGCTGCTGGGCTTGCTCCCGGTAGCCACTCAGGTCTCGGCGTTGGGCGCGTTGGCACTGCTGGCCGTCGGTGTCGTGGCGATGCTGATCGCCGACCGGACACTGTTCCACCGCCGGCACACTCAACTGCACCGGCTGGCCGAGTCCGAGACGTCCCGGCTACACGGGGTCACCCCCCGGGAGCTCTTCCTCGACCTGGTCTTCGTCTTCGCGTTCATTCAGGTCACCACGCTGATGACCCGTAACGCCTCGGCTTTGGGCATCGTCCGAGGGCTGACCCTGCTGGCGCTGCTGTGGTGGGCCTGGACCTCCTACTCCTGGCTCACCAACGCGGTCCGCAACGAGACGGTCCTGGTCCGGTTCACCACGGTCGGCATCGCCGCCTCGATCCTGGTGATCGGCATCGCCACCCCGCAGGCGTTCGAGCCGGCCCCGGGCAGTCTGCCCGGTTCGCTGATCATCGTCGCCTGCTATCTCGCCGCCCAGCTCATGCAGACCGTGCTGATCCTGCAGGCGTCGCGCACCGAGCCGGTGCTCCGGGCGCTCGCACGGCAGAACGCCGTCCCGTCCACGGCCGCATTGCTGCTGCTCGCCGGGTTCGCCGTGGTGGAGTTGGCGACGTCCGACCGGCTGGCCGGGACCCCGGCCGTCACGCTGCTCTGGGTCGCCGCGCTCACCATCCAACTCGCCGGCAGCTACCCCACCGGGGTGGACTCCTGGCGGCCCCGCTCCACCCGGCACTGGGTGGACCGGTACGCGCTGATCATGCTGATCGCGTTCGGCGAGACGATCATCTCGGTCGGTCTGGCCGTCGCGGACCAGCCGGTCTCCACCACCGTCATGGTCATCGTCGTCACGGCGGCGGTCGCCGTCGGCGCTCTCTGGTGGCCGTACTTCACCACGATCGACTCGGCCCGCCTCGCCCTGGAGGCGCGGGCCGGCGTCGACCGGGCCAAACTCGCCCGGGACGGGTTCACCTACCTGCACCTGCCGATGGTCGCCTGCATCATCCTGATCGCGTACGGCCTGCATCAGGCCGTCGTGCCGCACGATGAGACCGGCATCCGGTTCGGCCACTACGCCTTCTACTGGGGGGTGGGGTTCTATCTGCTCGCCAACCAGGTGTACTGGTGGCGGACCTGGCGCGCGCTCAGCTGGTACCGAATCGTCAGCGCCGTCGTGGTCATCGTGCTGGCGTTCCCGACCGCCGCACTGCCCGCCGTCTGGACGCTGCCTGCGCTGACCGTGTTCGGGCTGATCTCGGCGGCTGCCGAGTTCCTGCGGGTCGGCGATCTGCGGACCCGGCCGCCCCCGCCGACCCGCTGA
- a CDS encoding GntR family transcriptional regulator translates to MTVDVEPGGHAEPGGIAALPPLRRTERAGHTGDQVRDLLEEAILAGVLAPGTHLNAEALAKQLGVSHIPVREALRSLHAAGWIDTRPHLGAFVRARTEQELADLFELRLQLESHAAVLAAERRTSAQLDQLDGILSRQRAAVDPFALGEINAVFHVAVAECAQNQFLIDFVRTLSIRTRFYFATVAPQRRDDSLREHGEMVDAIRRRDAATAGRIAHDHVFHTRADVLRALRGTPATAPG, encoded by the coding sequence GTGACCGTTGACGTGGAACCGGGCGGACACGCGGAGCCGGGCGGGATAGCCGCGTTGCCCCCGTTGCGCCGCACCGAGCGGGCCGGACACACCGGGGACCAGGTACGGGACCTGCTGGAAGAAGCGATCCTGGCCGGGGTCCTGGCACCCGGCACCCATTTGAACGCCGAGGCGCTGGCCAAACAACTCGGCGTCAGCCACATCCCGGTCCGCGAGGCGCTCCGGTCGCTGCACGCCGCCGGCTGGATCGACACCCGCCCCCACCTCGGCGCATTCGTTCGGGCCCGCACCGAACAGGAACTCGCCGACCTGTTCGAGCTACGTCTGCAGCTGGAGTCACACGCCGCCGTGCTCGCCGCCGAACGACGTACCTCGGCCCAGTTGGACCAGCTCGACGGCATCCTCAGCCGGCAGCGGGCGGCCGTCGATCCGTTCGCTCTCGGCGAGATCAACGCCGTGTTCCACGTAGCGGTCGCCGAGTGTGCCCAGAACCAGTTCCTGATCGACTTCGTCCGGACCCTCAGCATCCGGACCCGGTTCTACTTCGCCACCGTTGCGCCGCAACGCCGGGACGACTCGCTCCGTGAACACGGCGAGATGGTCGACGCGATTCGTCGGCGCGATGCGGCCACCGCCGGACGCATCGCCCACGACCACGTGTTTCACACCCGCGCCGACGTGCTCCGGGCGCTACGCGGCACACCCGCTACGGCGCCCGGCTGA
- a CDS encoding ABC transporter substrate-binding protein: protein MRLWTPVPRRLALVAAALLALTACGDGGGGTAGGPVDPADLVALEGEQRSVTVGVLRQPHLSHPLFYDRFLPENVTLDIVPFANSTEIKNAVVSGDLTFGVTGITAALQGAANAEPVVVVAAAADGGSAIVAGEESGIGDVADLRGKRIGYVPGSAQDILLRLTLTDAGIDPATDVDLVNVQFADMPAALARGDIDAFSGAETGPSDALVRGGSVVVTKPYDTAMGKINIIMATSESVIAADPELVQAMVEVHARATEYMRDNPDVWAEAVVDKYGFSAESLELAVPNIELRWQIDDDYQAQTRVLGEQQFELDQIQGEPDYERFIDPSFVQELM from the coding sequence ATGCGCCTCTGGACACCCGTACCCCGGCGACTGGCGTTGGTCGCGGCGGCCCTCCTCGCGCTCACCGCCTGCGGTGACGGCGGCGGCGGTACGGCCGGCGGGCCGGTCGATCCGGCCGACCTTGTCGCGCTCGAGGGCGAACAACGAAGCGTCACGGTCGGGGTGCTGCGCCAGCCGCACCTGTCCCATCCGCTGTTCTACGACCGGTTCCTTCCGGAGAACGTCACCCTGGACATCGTCCCGTTCGCCAACTCCACCGAGATCAAGAATGCGGTGGTCAGTGGGGATCTCACGTTCGGCGTCACCGGCATCACCGCCGCGCTGCAGGGGGCGGCGAACGCCGAGCCGGTCGTGGTGGTCGCCGCGGCGGCCGACGGCGGCTCGGCGATCGTCGCTGGCGAGGAGTCCGGCATCGGCGACGTCGCCGACCTGCGGGGCAAGCGGATCGGCTACGTACCCGGGTCGGCCCAGGACATCCTGCTGCGGCTCACCCTCACCGACGCCGGTATCGACCCGGCGACCGACGTCGACCTGGTCAACGTGCAGTTCGCCGACATGCCGGCGGCGCTGGCCCGGGGCGACATCGACGCGTTCTCCGGTGCCGAGACCGGTCCGTCGGATGCCCTGGTGCGGGGCGGATCAGTGGTGGTGACCAAGCCGTACGACACCGCCATGGGCAAGATCAACATCATCATGGCGACCAGTGAGTCGGTGATCGCCGCCGATCCCGAGCTGGTTCAGGCCATGGTCGAGGTGCACGCCAGGGCGACCGAATACATGCGCGACAACCCGGACGTCTGGGCCGAGGCCGTCGTCGACAAGTACGGATTCAGCGCCGAGTCCCTCGAACTCGCCGTGCCCAACATCGAGCTGCGCTGGCAGATCGACGACGACTACCAGGCACAGACCCGGGTCCTCGGCGAGCAGCAGTTCGAGCTCGACCAGATCCAGGGCGAGCCCGACTACGAGCGCTTCATCGACCCGTCGTTCGTGCAGGAGCTGATGTGA
- a CDS encoding ABC transporter permease, translating to MNQLRNWRTVALAIPVPVLLLIFWELVVRGDLVANLPGPVEVFTQFGELLGGRLAFDAPLGEHIWQSARRVLTGFGIACLIAVPLGVLMGRSPRLSSLLDPTVNLLRPIPVTAWAPLMVVIVGIGSKSAIVLIVIATFYPVLLNTIAGVRNVPPRLLEAAAMLGTARHRVLWQVVLPAALPSVFAGMRIGLGFAWVIVVVGETVGVQTGLGALITQAWQVSRTDLIITGMLVIGLAGFLSDKGMSALWRLALRNRPLGSS from the coding sequence GTGAACCAGCTGCGGAACTGGCGTACCGTCGCGCTGGCGATCCCCGTACCGGTGCTGTTGCTGATTTTCTGGGAACTCGTGGTGCGCGGTGACCTGGTGGCCAACCTGCCCGGCCCGGTGGAGGTCTTCACCCAGTTCGGCGAACTCCTCGGTGGTCGGCTCGCCTTCGACGCCCCGCTGGGTGAGCACATCTGGCAGAGCGCCCGCCGAGTCCTCACCGGCTTCGGCATCGCCTGCCTGATCGCCGTACCGCTGGGCGTTCTGATGGGACGGTCACCGCGACTCTCGTCGCTGCTCGACCCCACCGTCAACCTGCTGCGACCGATTCCGGTCACCGCGTGGGCGCCGCTGATGGTGGTGATCGTCGGCATCGGCTCGAAGAGCGCCATCGTCCTGATCGTGATCGCGACGTTCTACCCGGTGCTGCTGAACACGATCGCCGGGGTACGGAACGTGCCGCCGCGACTGCTGGAGGCGGCCGCGATGCTCGGCACCGCCCGACACCGGGTGCTCTGGCAGGTGGTGCTTCCGGCGGCCCTGCCCAGCGTCTTCGCCGGCATGCGGATCGGGCTCGGGTTCGCCTGGGTGATCGTGGTCGTCGGTGAGACTGTCGGCGTCCAGACCGGACTCGGCGCCCTGATCACCCAGGCCTGGCAGGTCAGCCGGACCGATCTGATCATCACCGGGATGCTGGTCATCGGACTTGCCGGGTTCCTGTCCGACAAGGGCATGTCCGCACTGTGGCGGCTGGCCCTGCGCAACCGGCCGCTGGGCAGCAGCTGA
- a CDS encoding ABC transporter ATP-binding protein: protein MPTATDPVTAPVTTAVSCRGLGKTYPGSRGRTVEALRDIDLDIAEGEFVCIVGASGCGKSTLLRLVAGFEPVTAGSLTVRDRPVRAPGPDRGVVFQDYGLFPWLTVAGNIGYGPRQRGVSRAETRRVVERYLELVQLGKFADRFPHQLSGGMQQRVAIARVLANDPAVLLMDEPFGALDSLTREKLQLSLLQIWQQVRSTVLFITHSVEEAVLLADRVVVMSGGPNHGVPGHVAEVSSIDLPQPRDVTSPEFNQMKRHLLDVVHREVAAGAAET, encoded by the coding sequence ATGCCGACAGCCACCGACCCGGTGACCGCGCCGGTCACCACGGCGGTCTCCTGCCGAGGACTCGGCAAGACGTACCCCGGTAGCCGCGGCCGAACGGTCGAAGCCCTGCGGGACATCGACCTGGACATCGCCGAGGGCGAGTTCGTCTGCATCGTCGGTGCCAGCGGCTGCGGCAAGAGCACGCTGCTGCGGCTGGTCGCTGGCTTCGAGCCGGTCACCGCCGGGTCGCTCACCGTACGCGACCGGCCGGTCCGGGCTCCGGGACCCGACCGGGGAGTGGTCTTCCAGGACTACGGGCTTTTCCCCTGGCTGACGGTAGCCGGCAACATCGGGTACGGCCCTCGGCAACGCGGTGTCAGCCGCGCCGAGACCCGCCGCGTCGTCGAACGCTACTTGGAGCTGGTGCAGCTGGGGAAGTTCGCCGACCGGTTCCCCCACCAGCTCTCCGGCGGGATGCAGCAGCGGGTGGCGATCGCCCGGGTGCTCGCCAACGATCCGGCCGTGCTGCTGATGGACGAGCCGTTCGGCGCGCTCGACTCGCTCACCCGGGAGAAACTTCAGCTGTCGTTGCTGCAGATCTGGCAACAGGTCCGGTCCACCGTGCTGTTCATCACCCACAGCGTGGAGGAAGCGGTACTGCTCGCCGACCGGGTGGTGGTGATGAGCGGCGGCCCCAACCACGGCGTACCCGGCCATGTCGCCGAGGTCAGCTCGATCGACCTGCCGCAACCGCGGGACGTCACCTCACCGGAGTTCAACCAGATGAAGCGGCACCTGCTCGACGTGGTGCATCGGGAGGTCGCGGCCGGCGCCGCCGAAACCTGA
- a CDS encoding sodium:solute symporter family protein, giving the protein MTQIQGWTLGFIILTFALYLGIAWRSRVKETTGFYVAGQGIPTVANGAAVAADWMSAASFISMAGLIAFLGSDGSIYLMGWTGGYVLLALLIAPYLRKWGKFTVPEFVGDRYSETVRTIAAVAAIIISFTYVVGQMRGGGIVFSRFLGLDITGGVIVAALIIFAYAVLGGMKGITWTQVSQYTVLIIAYLIPAIAVAQQMTGLPIPQVTFGQILGELNALSTQMGLSQFTEAFSARPQIDVFLVTMSLMIGTAGLPHVIIRFYTTKTVRGARYSAFWALFFIALLYTTAPAVGAFTKLNLLQDVNGVAADSLPRWIENWAATGLVSVNENAQTIQTVSNSPTSGADLIVNNDILVLASPEIAGLPAPIVGLVAAGGMAAAMSTAAGLLLVISSSFSHDLYFRRVKRDSTDKQRLLAGRIAMGLAVLIAVYAGINPPAFVAQVVAFAFGLAAASFFPIIVLGIFWKRCNATGAAAGMVSGMAFTATYMIYTLEVFGTSANPHIFDISPEAIGTIGAIVNFIVTIVVSKMTAPPPEEISEMVESIRYPAARRTVPAGSTGDSA; this is encoded by the coding sequence GTGACCCAGATCCAGGGCTGGACGCTCGGCTTCATCATCCTCACCTTCGCTCTCTACCTCGGCATCGCCTGGCGCAGCCGGGTCAAGGAAACAACCGGCTTCTACGTGGCCGGTCAGGGAATCCCGACCGTCGCCAACGGTGCGGCCGTCGCCGCCGACTGGATGTCGGCCGCGTCGTTCATCTCGATGGCCGGTCTGATCGCGTTCCTCGGTTCGGACGGTTCCATCTACCTGATGGGCTGGACCGGCGGCTACGTACTGCTGGCTCTGCTCATCGCCCCCTACCTGCGTAAGTGGGGCAAGTTCACGGTCCCGGAGTTCGTCGGCGACCGCTACTCGGAGACCGTACGGACGATCGCCGCCGTGGCCGCGATCATCATCTCCTTCACGTACGTCGTCGGACAGATGCGCGGCGGCGGCATCGTGTTCAGCCGGTTCCTCGGGCTGGACATCACCGGCGGTGTCATCGTCGCGGCGCTGATCATCTTCGCGTACGCGGTGCTCGGTGGCATGAAGGGCATCACCTGGACCCAGGTGTCGCAGTACACGGTGCTCATCATCGCCTACCTGATCCCGGCGATCGCGGTGGCACAGCAGATGACCGGACTGCCGATCCCGCAGGTCACCTTCGGTCAGATTCTCGGCGAACTCAACGCACTCAGCACCCAGATGGGGCTGAGCCAGTTCACCGAGGCGTTCTCCGCCAGACCGCAGATCGACGTGTTCCTGGTGACGATGTCACTGATGATCGGTACCGCCGGTCTTCCGCACGTCATAATCCGGTTCTACACGACGAAGACCGTCCGGGGCGCCCGCTACTCGGCGTTCTGGGCGCTGTTCTTCATCGCGCTGCTCTACACCACCGCTCCGGCGGTGGGCGCGTTCACCAAGCTGAACCTGCTGCAGGACGTCAACGGCGTAGCGGCGGACTCGTTGCCCAGATGGATCGAGAACTGGGCGGCGACCGGGCTGGTCTCGGTAAACGAGAACGCGCAGACGATCCAGACGGTCAGCAACAGCCCGACGTCCGGGGCCGACCTGATCGTCAACAACGACATCCTGGTGCTGGCCAGTCCGGAGATCGCCGGCCTGCCGGCACCGATCGTCGGTCTGGTGGCCGCCGGCGGCATGGCGGCCGCGATGTCGACCGCCGCCGGTCTGCTGCTGGTCATCTCCTCGTCGTTCTCGCACGACCTGTACTTCCGCCGGGTGAAGCGGGACTCGACGGACAAGCAGCGACTGCTCGCCGGCCGGATCGCCATGGGCCTGGCGGTACTGATCGCGGTCTACGCCGGTATCAACCCGCCGGCGTTCGTGGCCCAGGTGGTGGCGTTCGCGTTCGGTCTCGCCGCCGCGAGCTTCTTCCCGATCATCGTGCTCGGCATCTTCTGGAAACGATGTAACGCGACCGGTGCCGCGGCCGGCATGGTGTCCGGTATGGCGTTCACCGCCACGTACATGATCTACACATTGGAGGTGTTCGGCACTTCGGCGAACCCGCACATCTTCGACATCAGCCCGGAGGCCATCGGCACCATCGGTGCGATCGTCAACTTCATCGTCACGATCGTCGTGTCGAAGATGACGGCACCGCCGCCGGAGGAGATCTCCGAGATGGTGGAGAGCATCCGTTACCCGGCTGCCCGCCGCACCGTGCCGGCCGGCTCCACCGGCGACTCGGCCTGA
- a CDS encoding DUF4212 domain-containing protein: protein MTPDKNAGGGEPPPTTSPPDNGWRQEYWRKNLRLMVILLAIWFVVSFVFGILLIQPLNNIEILGFPLGFWFAQQGSIYTFVILILVYAKMMDRMDDQFGVSERQAEGGEK from the coding sequence GTGACCCCCGATAAGAACGCCGGTGGCGGGGAACCGCCACCGACGACGTCGCCACCGGACAACGGCTGGCGCCAGGAGTACTGGCGCAAGAATCTGCGCCTCATGGTCATCCTGCTCGCCATCTGGTTCGTCGTCTCGTTCGTCTTCGGAATCCTGCTGATCCAGCCGTTGAACAACATCGAGATTCTCGGTTTCCCACTGGGGTTCTGGTTCGCCCAGCAGGGATCGATCTACACGTTTGTGATTCTGATTCTGGTCTACGCCAAGATGATGGACCGGATGGACGACCAGTTCGGTGTCAGTGAGCGACAGGCGGAAGGGGGAGAGAAGTGA